In Salarias fasciatus chromosome 2, fSalaFa1.1, whole genome shotgun sequence, one genomic interval encodes:
- the tmem126a gene encoding transmembrane protein 126A, whose translation MSENSTRPSVSGGPLSREAIRELLMRNFDRLPDIEQKLFAYGPAYLGGNAALAGLISNSLFRRALNVSQARFSSGLPMATLPFLTTYALYNAAVSQPLLSGDLNCPTCCLLRGALVGIVGGWVYPILLALPLNTGLASRYSTAPLPEKGALLRFSVDLSRPILRRMRAVLLLQAFFGTYLSSRHFDIYSNLAGMTFGRKEEELSE comes from the coding sequence ATGTCAGAAAACTCAACGAGGCCGAGTGTCTCTGGAGGGCCGCTCAGCCGGGAGGCGATCCGCGAGCTGCTGATGCGGAACTTCGACAGGCTGCCTGACATTGAGCAGAAGCTCTTCGCCTACGGACCGGCGTATCTCGGGGGAAATGCCGCCCTGGCGGGGCTGATCTCCAACAGCTTGTTCCGCAGAGCTCTGAACGTCAGCCAGGCGCGCTTCTCCTCCGGCCTGCCGATGGCGACGCTGCCCTTCCTCACGACGTACGCCCTGTACAACGCCGCGGTGTCCCAGCCGCTGCTCTCCGGGGATCTGAACTGCCCCACCTGCTGCCTGCTCCGGGGCGCGCTGGTCGGGATCGTCGGAGGCTGGGTGTACCCCATCCTCCTGGCCTTACCCCTCAACACTGGCCTGGCGTCCAGGTACTCCACGGCGCCGCTGCCGGAGAAAGGCGCGCTGCTGCGCTTCTCCGTGGACCTGTCCAGACCCatcctgaggaggatgagggccgtgctgctgctgcaggccttCTTTGGCACCTACCTGTCCTCCAGGCACTTCGACATCTACAGCAACCTGGCTGGGATGACGTTTGGCCGAAAGGAAGAGGAGCTGTCTGAGTGA